The Carassius gibelio isolate Cgi1373 ecotype wild population from Czech Republic chromosome B22, carGib1.2-hapl.c, whole genome shotgun sequence genome window below encodes:
- the LOC127987121 gene encoding uncharacterized protein LOC127987121, with the protein MRKYIWLILFAFIVEDVFGDAAVVKSVKEGDCVTLTTNVTKQQHDNMMRWYFNDTLIALINGDPSTSCLYDGVGGMFRDRLKVDYETGSLNITNITTQHTGRYEAAIIRSESSGKSESLNRSPKCNRTNIINKSSNRGDIIQSINLTVNGSGLSPDVPDSCLSPAVPGSGLSPAVVAGICVVLLLTVGVGVMIFRRRSSSEDKKKIKHVLEKVSKDKMICDY; encoded by the exons ATGTGTTCGGTGATGCAGCTGTAGTGAagtcagtgaaggagggagattGTGTCACTCTAACCACTAATGTTACCAAACAACAACATGATAACATGATGCGGTGGTATTTTAATGACACTCTCATCGCTCTGATCAATGGAGATCCCAGCACGAGCTGTTTATATGATGGTGTTGGAGGGAtgttcagagacagactgaaggtgGACTATGAGACTGGAtctctgaacatcacaaacatcacaactcaacacacTGGACGTTATGAAGCAGCGATCATCAGAAGTGAGAGTTCAGGAAAAAGTGAAAGCTTGAACAGAAGCCCCAAGTGTAACAGAACAAACATCATCAACAAAAGCAGCAACCGTGGTGACATCATACAATCAATTAATCTGACTGTCAATG GTTCAGGTCTGTCTCCAGATGTTCCAGATTCATGTCTGTCTCCAGCTGTTCCAGGTTCAGGTCTGTCTCCAGCTGTTGTAGCAGGAATATGTGTTGTTCTGCTGCTGACTGTTGGTGTTGGTGTGATGATCTTTCGCCGCAGGAGCTCCAGCGAAG ACAAGAAGAAAATCAAACACGTTCTAGAAAAAGTGTCTAAGGATAAG ATGATTTGTGATTATTAg